One part of the Mytilus trossulus isolate FHL-02 chromosome 11, PNRI_Mtr1.1.1.hap1, whole genome shotgun sequence genome encodes these proteins:
- the LOC134691609 gene encoding uncharacterized protein LOC134691609, with amino-acid sequence MWTAGLDWDDQLDEELVEKSREWFRELDELCCIEIPRCLQLNEDIVSTSLHTFSDASQEAYGSVIYARNEHTSGMISNRLIEAKSRVAPLTSVSIPRLELMAVVLGLRLALSVKNALEVLEDNMTFWSDSMNVLRWIRGRSRGYKPFVANRIGEIHTSSHPKQWRHVPTKVNPADLVSRGRTVKQLQSDVIWWNGPEFLQDEEPQWPDTNIQLENIRDTKLRCQKKTSDNLTNCTTLKSIHTSDSDWRLDPVRYSSFVRLVRVQAYVHRFIDNCRLKQKQRRQGSLSTVEYADAELKTIKNAQREAFSDEYNALMKSKDLPKTSKLLGLQPRIDENRLIRCDGRLEFADFLSFDARYPIILPRKNWVTKLIVKRYHELGKHVSGTNQIFSALSSRFWIISGREEKREYEHECYSCRKKKAKVAEQVMAPLPEIRFKTPLHAFARTAVDFGGPFITVQGRGKRRQKRYLCLFTCLASRAVDLEVAFGLDTDSFLNAFYRMVNRRGLPKEIISDNGTNFVGANRELKELVALLDKDKIQNAISNQGIKWHFNPPLAPHFGGIHEAMIKSAKRAIYAILGNADINDEELLTAFTGAEALINSRPLTYQSADPKDDTPLTPNHFLHGQLGGHFAPETVDITNFNPRKRWRRIQ; translated from the coding sequence ATGTGGACAGCAGGACTAGACTGGGACGACCAGTTAGACGAAGAACTGgttgaaaaatctagagagTGGTTCCGAGAACTTGATGAACTATGTTGTATTGAAATACCGAGATGTTTGCAGTTAAACGAAGACATTGTTTCGACGAGTTTACACACATTTAGTGACGCTTCGCAGGAGGCTTATGGCTCAGTAATATATGCTAGAAACGAGCATACGAGTGGAATGATATCTAATAGATTAATAGAAGCGAAATCGAGAGTTGCTCCTTTAACATCAGTCAGCATTCCAAGACTTGAGTTAATGGCCGTAGTTTTAGGATTAAGATTAGCACTTTCGGTTAAAAACGCATTAGAAGTGCTAGAGGATAATATGACATTCTGGTCAGACAGTATGAACGTTTTGCGTTGGATTAGAGGTAGAAGTAGAGGATATAAGCCATTTGTAGCGAATAGAATTGGAGAAATTCATACGTCATCGCATCCTAAACAATGGCGACATGTGCCAACAAAAGTTAATCCGGCGGATTTAGTTTCTAGAGGAAGAACCGTAAAACAGTTACAGTCGGACGTAATTTGGTGGAATGGACCTGAATTCCTACAAGATGAGGAACCGCAATGGCCGGACACTAATATTCAGTTAGAAAACATACGTGATACCAAACTTAGGTGTCAAAAGAAAACAAGCGATAACTTAACTAATTGTACTACACTGAAAAGTATTCATACTAGTGATTCAGATTGGCGCCTAGATCCCGTACGTTATTCGAGTTTTGTAAGACTAGTTCGTGTACAAGCGTATGTGCACAGATTTATTGACAATTGCAGACTAAAGCAAAAACAACGTCGTCAAGGAAGTTTATCTACCGTCGAGTATGCAGATGCcgaattaaaaacaataaaaaatgcacAAAGAGAGGCATTTTCAGACGAATACAACGCTCTTATGAAAAGTAAAGATTTACCGAAAACAAGCAAATTATTAGGATTACAACCGCGAATTGATGAAAATCGATTAATAAGATGCGATGGACGTTTAGAGTTCGCCGATTTTCTATCATTCGATGCAAGATATCCGATTATATTACCACGAAAGAATTGGGTCACGAAGCTTATTGTGAAACGCTATCACGAACTTGGAAAACATGTAAGTGggacaaatcaaatattttcagCATTATCGTCACGATTTTGGATTATTTCAGGGAGAGAAGAAAAAAGAGAATATGAACATGAGTGTTATTCGTGTCGTAAGAAGAAAGCTAAAGTTGCCGAGCAAGTGATGGCTCCACTACCGGAAATTCGTTTCAAAACACCTTTACATGCTTTCGCTCGTACAGCAGTTGATTTTGGTGGACCGTTCATAACAGTTCAGGGCAGAGGAAAACGCCGTCAGAAAAGATACTTATGTCTATTTACATGTTTAGCGTCACGCGCAGTGGATTTGGAAGTAGCATTTGGATTAGATACGGACTCATTTCTTAACGCATTTTATCGGATGGTGAACAGGCGAGGTCTTCCGAAAGAGATAATTTCAGACAATGGAACTAATTTTGTTGGAGCAAATAGAGAACTGAAAGAACTAGTTGCGCTTTTAGACAaggataaaatacaaaatgcaaTTAGTAACCAAGGAATTAAGTGGCATTTCAACCCACCGTTAGCTCCGCATTTTGGTGGTATTCACGAGGCAATGATAAAATCGGCAAAAAGGGCTATTTATGCAATATTAGGAAATGCAGACATTAATGATGAGGAGCTTTTAACAGCATTTACTGGAGCTGAAGCACTGATAAATTCAAGACCGCTTACGTACCAGTCTGCCGATCCGAAAGATGATACACCTTTAACACCGAATCACTTCTTGCACGGACAATTAGGTGGCCATTTCGCTCCAGAAACCGTTGATATTACTAATTTTAACCCGAGAAAACGATGGAGAAGAATTCAGTAA